The Silurus meridionalis isolate SWU-2019-XX chromosome 26, ASM1480568v1, whole genome shotgun sequence region aaactcctgactttaaCTTACGACAACACCCGTGgttttatttgcacaatttttttgaagtagttcAAAAGAAGTTTTTGGGCTCACCAAAAATTTGGAATGGTATTTGGGGTCAATTCCAACCAGCGATGTCAAATaaaggtcaaataaaaaaattgcagagGAACACAGATGCAGATCTTACTTATCTAACTGATAATAAGGCCATTGGAAAGCATGATTAAGGCCAATATTTGTTTTGGAAGACTAATGGTATCAACTGTAAAAGCTTCTAAAGATATATGAAGGGATACAGTGGTTTTCCTCAAAGCACAGTGCAAAGCTTATGAATATAATGCTACTGGGTTTGATTTTGTGTCTTTtatcaaggaaaaactctctttttttctaGCCTAGGCTTTATTTATAGTTGACCTGAATTGGGAATTGCTTTTTGATGTCTGAGAGTAAGGGGTCCTGATTGACATCGAGCTTGCAGCCGGTTGCAAGCCAGATCCTTTCACCAGTCCATTTTTGACCATCACAAAGGGAGACCTTCCAGCTTTGAGTTTCATAGCACCATGCTGCCTCTGTCACCTATACAGATATAAAGGCCATTTAGGGTAGCAAACGCATAAAAAGAGCAAGGCAGACTTTCATTTAATCTATATGTCAACAAACAATAGAATGACTCAATATGTATTCTAAATGGGGGAGTAAATGAGGATACCTGGCAGTATGCCTTGACATGCAGATGTCCTGACTGAATAAAAGGCTGCAGCTGTGCATAAGCCTCTGGAGTCACAGCTCCTCCTTTACGTGCCTGTTTGACCATTGCAAGTCTCCTGTGTAGACTCCTCTCTCCATAGAACTGCCGCAGGTAGGCCAGTCCGTCTAGCTTGATGCCGTGCTCAACGTGGGAGTAGCGTCCGATCAGACTCTCCACATCGCCAACATCAAACTGCTTGAGCTGCAGAGACAAAAAACAATTGTGTAAAGTACAGAATattcagcaaataaaaatatttatgtggCCTTTGCAATAGGTCCCCCTGGTCATTACTGCTAATATCAAATTGTATCCAAACAGTGTAGGTTCCTTCTGCTTTATGGGAGCCATCTCCAGAACCTCAAGTGGGAGCTGAACATCAGATCTCTGATTTAAATATGTTCACCAGAGGTTGTACTTGCTGCAACTGCTGAGGAAGGTGAACCTACCAAAGTCAATGATGGTGCACCACTAAACTCCTTTCCAGTACTCACCTGCCCAATCATCTGCTGCCACTGCTAAAGACAAAGGCAGATTGCAGAATCTCATGCACTCTGAAGGTAATTGGCTGCAATTTTCCACCTCTACATGACCTGTATACTCTAGGACCCTAAAGCAGGCAGCTTGAATTATGCCAGACCAATCTTAGACACAATTTTTTAATCACTCCCATTTTACAAGAGGTTGCGGTCCATCAGGACCAAAAGCTCATGCCACAGAAGCAGCTTCTTTCCATCTGCAATTAACCTCATCACCAATACCAAAGACCCACTATTAGCTCTTATCCACCTCCATTAACactaacattacattttatacgcattacattaacacaaacaacaaaggCTACTATGTTACAAAGCTGTACCTTAggactttaaaaaatataatttgcatTTTCTCACTTTAACATACCCTGCACAAAAAACCCTCACCTttcaatctcttttttttattacatcatcTTTATTCTATAATACCAGCATGCCATGACAAATTTCCTATAGAGGTAACCTGTGATTTTCTGATTCTAATGAAACATTACCAAAGTGCATACAAACTGCAAACTGTTAAcattaaatacagtccaaattcaAAGATCCTCTCACACAAGAGGTTAGAATCTGAGGCTACATGGGGCATAGGATCACTAAAACTGGATTTGACccattgtttttctaatgtttgaTTTACTAATCATACTTATCTCGCTGAGGTTacttaatttctttttcagtAGGCCTTAGCTCATGGGGAAGtagtaactcagtggttaaggctcttggCTACTGATTATAAGAGCGAGGGCTCAAGCCCCAGTATGGCCAagctgagcaaggcccttaaacctttgtgctccagaggcTTCTCAACCTTAcagggatatgcgaagaaataaTTTCAATGTGCTGTATAGTACACACAAGTTAAAAGCCCCTTTACCATTTTCTCATGATAAAAGCATTTTAGTCCTGAAGTCAGAACCTTGTTCCCTAATTAGGGATAGAGGATAACCCAAAAACGAGAAAAAGCAAGGCAGATGTGTCTACAGATTTGGGCAGTTTAGTGAAAGTGAACTTCAGCCAGGCAGCAAGGTGCAAAGCAGAATGAAATTGGGTTTCTTTAGTGGCTCCAATGTGCAGATGTAACATATATAACAGTTAGCATGCAAGACAGGTAACAAATATACAACACAATAAACAGTAGACTAGACTGTATCGAAAAACATACACATAGATAACACAACAGacaaaaaaggcaaaatatcACACATCAATACTAAGAATGATTGTATCATTATAGTgaaaagcatgctacaggaggaagatagaggatcagctgcagcagaacaacatcagaggtgtgtggagggggctcaaaaccatcactgtTCATAAGCAGCCCAGCTTTCAGGCTGCAggtgaccagaagtgggtgaatgatctaAATCTgttctttaacagatttgatcagctacCCTCCCCTGCAAaggacagagcagactcttGCTGAGGAGACTACGatcttttggagtgcagggaaAGCTACTGAAGATATTTTTTTGACtttgtggtggcctcagccatattctatggtgtgGTATGCCTGTGCAGCAGGGAACATTGCTGTGGTAAAGACCCAATACTTCATATTCAATACACTTCTCCTGTTTCATCAGTAGATAGTAGTATTGATAGCGGTGGATATTTGCATGTTCCACTCTCTGAGGTATATTATGATGACTAGATTATGTCATAGAAATGTGTCCCGTTTTTAATACTAAACAGATTACCTGCAAGTGTTTGCGCAAGACCCAGGTCACGTGACTTGCACCTTGTTGCAGAGCCATGGAGATGATGTGGGCACTGGTCAAGCCCCCACCGATCACCATTACTCTTTGATTCCTAAGGCATACAACAGGTGGACCTGCAATAGTACAGGATTGATTCTCTGATCTGTTATTTTGcaattattttatgaaatagGCTCTTAAAGGAAACAAGGGAATGTTGGGAACAGGCTTACCTTTAACATGATTGCCTTTAGCTTTATGTTGAGAGAGTAGGTGCATCAGTTCCACTGTATGCTGTAGCCTCTGTTCAGGGTAACTCTCTGCAATTGTTTTTACCCATGATGGGATATTTGCCATCTGTTCTCTGGTGGGTCCTGTGGCGAGCACCAGCCTCTTCGCCTCAAGAGTCTCCCCGGTGTCTAGAATCACTTGAAAGTATTTGACTTTCTTTCGCTTTTCAAAGACAACTGGAGTAATTCGGTCCACAGTGCCTTTGATGAGGACACGGTCCAGGTTGTAACTGCACACCTGTTTGACGCAGTGCTGTACAATGTTATACAGAATACACTGAAAGAGGTGCAAGATCTGACCATGCAAAGTGGGATCCCCACTTTGAGATGCAATGGCATTTCGCACCAATACTTGATTACATACTTTAGTTTCATGCTTAATGCACAACTTTATTAGTCATTCAGCAAGTTGATGTCCCACCAATGCATCTTACATATCATTACATACATCATATGTGAGTATTGTTTTTCTCCTTTCATGCCATACACATTTGTTCAGTATTCATGGACTTGTTCCATGCCACACTGATCCCAGACCTGCTCCTTGAAGAAGTCCACACTGAGCTGAGTTCCTGGCAGGCtaaaatataagtttttttGCAAGCCTTGCACAGAACTGAGAAGCTTCCTGTTTTGCTTGCCAAGGCGTCCGTCATTGAAGAAGGCATTCTTATCCTGAATGTAGATCCTCTCAGGGAGAGAGTGAAGCTCAGCTACACGATCCTCTGCAAGCACAAAATCTTGCAGGGCTTTCTGGacaaattatacataaatataataccattaggaaattgatttggttaTGAATTACATTAGTAACAAAAGTCAGTTTGCTATTACCTTATTGAGGGGATTAGTGTGCACCAGCATGTGTGAGCGAAGGTGAGGGATATTGAGAGCAGTGAACTGGCTCTCCCACAAGGAAGCCCATTCTCCATAAGAATCTACCACTTTAAAGTTCAAAGGAGGACATGGTGTACTTTCTGGGTCTTTGTGAAGCTCTGATGGTAGATCTGTAGAGATGCAATGCATTGGTTCCTTAAGGATGAGTTCATTTGGAAtccttttgtatttatacattgaccagacattacattatgaccacctgcctaatattgttggtccccctttttctgcaaaaacagttctgacccatcgaccaataacagcattaacttctttagcaattttagttcgtctgttggattggaccacacgaaACAGCCTTCCCTCCCCAGGAGCTTCAATGAGTCTccgccacccatgaccctgttgccggttcaccaccgttccttccttggagcaatTTTGATGGATTCTGACCGCTGCAGACTAGGAATGTCCCAcaacagctgcagttttggaaatgccCTACTCCagtcatcttcttcttcttcttctttcggctgctcccattaggggtcgccacagcggatcatccgtctccataccaccctgtcctctacatctgcctctttacaccaactacctgcatgtcttcctcaccacatccatgaacctccttcttggccttcctctttcctcctacctggtggctccatcctcagcattcttctaccaatataatttatgtccctcctctgcacatgtccaaaccatctcaatctcgcctccctcaccttgtcaccaaaacatcctacatcgctgtccctctaataaactcatttctaatcttatccatcctcgtcactcccaacgaaaacctcaacatcttcagctctgctacctccagctccacctcctgtcttttactcaatgccactgtctctaatccatacaacatcgcaggtctcaccacagtcctataaactttccctttcattttgcagataccctactatcacaaatcactcctgtcactcttctccacccactccaccctgcctgcactcttttcttcacttctctaacacactctccattactttgcactgttgaccccaggtacctgaattcctccaccttctgaagctcttctcctgcaaccgcaccactccactgccctccctctcattcacacacatgtattctgtcttactcctactgagtttcattccccttctctccagcgcatatctccacctctccaggctcttctcaacctgctccctactctcacaacaaatcacaatatcatccgcaaacatcatagtccaggagactcctgtctgacctcgtccgtcaacctgtccatcaccactgcaaacaggaaagggctcagggccgatccttgatgcagtccaaccttcactctaaaccagtctgtcgtacctactgcacacttcactgctgtcacactgtcctcatacatgtcctgcaccaccctcacatacttctctgacacacctgacttcctcatacaataccacaactcctctcttggcactctgtcataggctttctctaaatccacaaatacacaatgcaattccttctgtccttctctatacttctccatcaacattctcaaagcaaataaggcatctgtggtgctcttcctcggcatgaaaccatactgttgctcacagatggtcacctcttctctcagcctggcttccactactctttcccataacttcatggtgtgactgatcaacttaatacccctgtagttactgcaggtctgcacatctcctttatgcttaaagatcggtaccagcacactccttctccattcctcaggcatcttctcaccttccaaaatcctgttaaacaatctggtcaaaaactccactgccatctctcctaaacatctcacgcttctaccggtatgtcatctggtccaaccgactttccactcttcatcctcttaatcgctgctctcacttcctccttactaatcctatctacatcctgcttcaccaactccacatcatccaaccttctctctctctgattttcctcattcatcagctgctcaaaatactccctccaccttctcaacacactctcctcactagtcaacacatttcctctccatcctttactgctctaacttgcagtacatcctttccagctcggtccctctgcctggccaatctgtataaatccttttctccttccttagtgtccaacctctcatacagctcctcatatgccttttccttggctttcgccacatcctcttaacctgctgccgcatctccttgtactcctgcctacttttctcatcactctgtctatcccacttctgttttgccaacctctttctccttatgctctcctgcacttcctcattccaccaccacgtctccttgtcttcctttctatttccagatgtcacaccaagtacttttctagctgcctcctcatcactcctgcagtagttgcccaatcatccaacacctccttaacaccactgagcctctctctgacctcttccctgaacctcacactacactcttcctccttcagtttccaccatcttattcttctttcagtcctcactctcctcctcttcttcttcgcctccaaaaccatcctacagaccaccatccgatgctgtctagctacactgtcccctgccaacaccttacagtctccaatctccttcaggttgcatctcctgcatagcacatagtccacctgtgtgcaccttcctccactcttatcgtcaccctatgatcctccttcttcttaaaataagtgttcaccactgccatttccatccttttagcaaaatctaccaccatctgcccttccacattcctctccttaaaaccatacctacccatcacctcctcatcacctctgttcccttcacctacatgcccattaaagtctgccccaatcaccaaccgttctttcctaggtacaccatctaccacttcatctaattcactccagaatctttccttctcctccatctcacagccaacttgtggagcataggcactgatgacatttatcatcatccttcaacttccaccttcacgatcatcaccctatcagaaactctcttcacctccactacactcttactgtactcttccttcagaatcacccctacaccatttctctttccatccacaccatgataaaacagtttaaatccacctccaatgttcctggccttactccctttccacttggtctcctgaacacacagcatatctacctttctcctctccatcatatcagctatctctctccctttccccgtcatagtaccaacatttaaagtaccaaccctaacctccactctcctacactgctcctttcctgccgtctctgtaggcgtcttcctcctctccttctcctccttgaccaacagtagcccaatttccacggtaccctgtcggctaacgatacctgtggcggtcgttgttaaccgggcctcgaccgatccggtatgaaattctcatttgtgatccgcatatttgatttggcacatgttttcgctggatgcccttcctaacgcaaccctccccatttacccgggcttgggaccggcactaagaatgcactggcttgtgcctccctaatggctgggttccctactccagtcatctagccatcacaatttggcttatatcaaactcgctcaaatccttatgcttgccaatttttcttgcttctaacacatcaactttgagaacaaaatgtttacttgctgcctaatatatcacacaaactaacaggtgccatgatgaacaaattatcagtgttatttactctaCCGGTCataataatgtcataatgttatgcctgattggtgtataaaCAAATGGTTAGGATCAGGTTAACATAATAGCATAAGGTTAAACCATACCTGCAGATCGCCTCTTGCTCTTGGATCGTCCAGTCTTTGGGTTTGTCTTGCTGAGTTGTACCCCCTTAAGGATTTCCGCATTTGAGTTGTTGACATGCTGCTGTGGGTTCAAGAGCAGGGTAGCTAGAATGAGAGCATGAGGACCTGCTCCGACTACCAACACATCCAGCATCTCAcgaagacagacagaccgagagATAAATACCACAAATATTAGGAAGTAAAGACAATAGGGGCAGCTGCCAATTAAAGTCCCTGTAATTGAACTGTTATTTGCATAGTGGCATGTCTGTTACAGCAAAAACCATAAacaccatctgaccaatcagtttAGAGAACCATTAAGTTATGAGTGAAACTGTTTAGAAAAAGGATATTACCTGTTCAAGGGTTTTTAAGTTTCGGAAGcagatgaagagagaaaaagagaagtaGGAAGACCTGTTGAAGTGAAGTTTGCAGACAGGCTGGTAGAGATTCCTGTAACTCTAGCCAATGCTTCCTTAGATTCTCTGGACTCTGATTGGCTCAAAGAGTTGAGTGTCAGTTATAAAAATAACTATGCCATGCAACAGAGAGGCAAAATTTGGCTCCTGACATTCACAAGCAACTCTAACTAACCAAAAGGACAAAGATCTTTACACTTTTTATTCGCAATACAGATGGTTAAAAGTATGGACTGCATAATCTATGTATGATGTTCACAGGGGGATGAGTCAGGAGTTACATTTTCAGCACTACCAAAAGGTTACTGCTTCTGGTGC contains the following coding sequences:
- the zgc:113276 gene encoding uncharacterized protein zgc:113276, whose translation is MLDVLVVGAGPHALILATLLLNPQQHVNNSNAEILKGVQLSKTNPKTGRSKSKRRSADLPSELHKDPESTPCPPLNFKVVDSYGEWASLWESQFTALNIPHLRSHMLVHTNPLNKKALQDFVLAEDRVAELHSLPERIYIQDKNAFFNDGRLGKQNRKLLSSVQGLQKNLYFSLPGTQLSVDFFKEQVCSYNLDRVLIKGTVDRITPVVFEKRKKVKYFQVILDTGETLEAKRLVLATGPTREQMANIPSWVKTIAESYPEQRLQHTVELMHLLSQHKAKGNHVKGPPVVCLRNQRVMVIGGGLTSAHIISMALQQGASHVTWVLRKHLQLKQFDVGDVESLIGRYSHVEHGIKLDGLAYLRQFYGERSLHRRLAMVKQARKGGAVTPEAYAQLQPFIQSGHLHVKAYCQVTEAAWCYETQSWKVSLCDGQKWTGERIWLATGCKLDVNQDPLLSDIKKQFPIQVLEGWPCISETLRWSPECPVYLMGQYAALQVGPHAVNLAGGQAAALRIARDIMDEHSSQEQHIETAKMEKTRFQEYISHMHGLMWL